A window of Sphingobacterium kitahiroshimense genomic DNA:
TACGTGATCATTGCCGCAGGATTTGAGGCGGGTCAATTTTTGCCAAAACAGGTTATGAATCTTAATTCAACCTATGCTTTAGTTTCTAAGCCTATTCATACAGGTCAATTTTGGAAAGAAAGAAGTTTAATATGGGAAACTGCGGAACCTTATTTCTATATGCGTACAACCGCAGATAATCGTATCATGATGGGAGGGGAAGACGAGGAATTTAGAGACCCTGATAAACGGGACCGTTTGTTAAAGGGAAAAGTTAAAAAACTGGTCAAAAAATTCAATAAATTATATCCGGATATTGCTATCGATGTCAATATGGCGTGGTGTGGTACTTTCTCTTCTACAGCAGATGGTTTGCCATTTATCGGTAGCTGGCCCGGTAAAAAAAGAATGCTTTATGCATTGGGATATGGCGGAAATGGTATTACATTTAGTATGATTGCCGCACAGGTGATCCGAAATATAATTTTGGGAAAGAAAGACTACCGTACGGATATATTTGGGTTTGGAAGATTAACAAACGATGGAGATTTATAGTTTGGTTTGAGATTTAAATAATAATAAAAGGCTTATCGGAAATACGATAAGCCTTTTATTATTTGTTGCAGGTGATACTTATATACCCATTTCTTTTAATATAAATTGAGCATTGTCAATTTTGTCTGCTACCCATAGTACGTAACGGATATCAACACCTATCGAACGGCTATAACTATCGTTCCATGCAAAATCATTAATGGTTGCATCGTATGAGCGGTCAAAATTGACTCCGATCAATTCGCCATATGCATTCATAATAGGAGATCCTGAATTACCTCCGGTCGTATCCATATTATAGAGCATATTAACAGGTACATCGTTCAGTTCTTTCTTAACATATGGTCCAAAATTCTTGTTTTCCCAAGCAGTTTTTATTTCAGCTGGATATTCAAAATCTGCCTCTCCAAGATTGCCTTTTTGTATAATACCTGCTAGTGTTGTAAATGGCTTCATGTAAGTAGCGTCAACAGGAGAGTAACCTTTTATGTTTCCGAATGTTAGTCTCAATGTGGAGTTCGCATCAGGAATAAAGTTTTTAGACTGGTACAATTCCTTAACTGCTACATAATCTCCCATCAATTTATTTAACACTCCATCTCTTCTTTTTTGCTCAACAGCAAATTGCTGAATATCTTGTTCTAGTGACGATTGAAATTTCATTAGGTTATCTGAATAAGCCAATAGAGTAGTCCTATTTGATAAAATATCATTAAATACTGCTGCGCTGTTATTTAATTTCGATTCTGTAATAAGCTCCCCGGCATATGCACTTGCAAGATTATTATCTTGGAACTTCAGTTTTTGAATTGTTTCGATTTGATTGTTCCCTTGGAAAGCATGTGCGTCAGCTAGCATCTTAGCAAAGATACGGAGATCTGCATACATGCTGTAGCTTTCGTAGATACCTTTTAAGTTTGTTTTTAACTTATTAATATTAGCTTCAAAAAAAGCATTTTGATCTTGTGATGTACTTTGTTGTAGCATCGCTGCTTTAAACGTATTTATCTCTTTTGCAACGCGCATTAAACTCGTGCTCGTGTAGATATTATTCATCCACATTTCCTTGTAGACGTCTTGATTGATTAATTTGTATAGGCCATCAATATCATCCATCAGAGTACCATATTTATTTTTTAAATCTGATTTGCTATTGATAAAAGTACTTAGCGCTTGATCTTCTTTTATTTTGGTATTTATTAAATCAATATTACGAAGACCTTTTAGTTTTCCTTTATAGTTTTTTAAAACATTAGCGTTTCTTTTAATACGTGTCGCTAAGTAAAGGGCGGCATCATTATCTGTTTTTCCTGCTTCGTACATGCGCTCATTTTGAAATTCATACAAATTAGAAACATAAGGCAGTAAAAAATTTTGTTGATATTGAATATATTGCGCAGGACGGTGTCTAAATGTTTTACCTGGATAACCTAAAATGAAGACGAAATCATTCTCATTAACACCTTTTGGGTTTACTTTTAAAAACTTCTTCGGTTGGTAAGGGACATTTTCTTTTGAATATTTTGCAGATGCCCCATCTTTACCAACATAAGCACGTAAGAATGAATAGTCTCCTGTATGTCTTGGCCAGATCCAGTTGTCGGTTTCACCTCCAAATTCTCCGATGTTTTGACGAGGAATATATACTAAGCGTACGTCTTCAATTGTTTTATATCGGAATAGTACATATGTCTTACCGATAAACATTTCAGAAACTTCAGCTTTGATCGTTGGATCCTGTTTTTGAGCCTGTTCTACCAGTTCTTGTTGCTTTTTCTTAATAATTGTTATTCTTTCGGATGGATCCGTGATATGTGCAACTGCCGCCAGAATTTTCTCAGAAACATCTTCGTAAGAGTCTGTAATACGTATAGTTAGTCCTCTTGCTTCAATTTCTTGTTCATGTGACTGTGCTACGAAACCATTTTTAAGATAGTTGTTGATGGGAGTACTCGCAAGCTGTACTGCTGAGAATGCACAGTGATGGTTCGTGATGATCAATCCACTTCCTGATACAAATGAACCCGTACATCCGCTTACTTGTACTAAAGCATCAACTAGTCCAACTTTTCCTGGATTATAGATATGCTTTTCATTTATTTTTAGTCCCGCATTTTTCAATCCCGCTTTATTCAATTCGCTAAGAGGAAACATTCCTTCGTCAGGAGATTTCGCATGGATAGTAGGGGCAGCTGTTGCTAAAAGTAGGAGTAAACTCCAGGATTTTGTATTCAGTAACTTCATGTTTGTTTATATATTATTAAATAGGATTGTTCTGTCCGATCGAAGCTCAAAGATAAAAAATATTAAGTACATATCTTTCGATCGCGATTCGATCATTTGGTATGAAATATGTTTGTTACTTTTGTATAAATAAAATTGATAAGATGACGCTCATTCAATTAGAGTATATAGTCGCCGTTGATACATATAGAAACTTTGTAGCCGCTGCCGAAAAATGTTTTGTAACACAGCCCACGTTAAGTATGCAAATCCAGAAATTGGAGGAGTCTATTGGAGTTAAAATTTTTGACCGAAGCCGTCAACCTGTAATCCCTACTGAAATTGGAGAAAAGATAATTGCACAAGCTCGTATTATTCTGATAGAAAGTAAAAAAGTTTTGGAGATTGTCCAAAATGAAAATGGTGAATTGGACGGAGAGTTACGTATAGGAGTGATTCCGACGATAGCCCCTTATTTGTTACCGACGGTTCTAACACGGTTTATGGATAAATACCCCAAAATGCAATTACAAATTTGGGAGTATACCACCGAAAGAATTGTTCACGAGTTGAAAGTAGGACTTTTGGACTGCGGGATCTTATCGACACCATTACATGAAGCAGGAATAATTGAAAAGCCACTTTTTTATGAAAACTTTGTGGCATATATTTCGGAAAACAGTCCGCTTTTCGGTAAAAAGATGTTGAGCTCTGATGACATCGGAGAGGATAAGCTTTGGTTATTGAATGAAGGTCACTGTATGCGTGGACAGGTATTAAACATCTGCCATCATAAACATAATTATGATAGTTCTGGTCGTTTTGAATATAATACCGGGAGTGTAGAGACTTTAAAAAAGATGGTGGATATCAATTCGGGAATTACAATATTACCCGAATTATCTATTGTAGATTATAATGAAGATCAGCTAAACCGGATTCGTTATTTTAAAGCTCCGGAACCTGTCCGTGAAATAAGTCTTGTAACAACACAGAATTTTGTCAAAAAACAAGCTATTGAAGCGTTATCGCGTGAGATTATGGAAGCAATACCGGAGAAGTTTAAATCAAAGAAAAAGAAAGAGGTTCTAAGTTTTCAATAATATAAAATGAATAGTAAAACATTAAGAGGCAGGCTTAATAGAAAATTAGATGCGCTTAATCATTGGCGGATGCATAAAATTTCGAATCGAAACTTTATCATTATTTTAGCTTTTGTAGTCGGGATTATAGGTGGGGTAGCTGCTTCTGTGTTAAAAGCATTAACGCACTTTATTGCTTCGACCTTACAGGATGATGTGGATTGGCATTATAAATATTCATTCTATTTATTCTTCCCATTATTAGGTATTCTTTTGAGTGTCTTGTATGTGCGTAAGGTGCTAAAGGCGAAACATCTTGAGCACGGTATAACACCGATTATTTATGCCATTTCCAGAAAATCGAGTCAGATTCCTGTTCACAATGTCTATTCGCAGATAGTCACCTCGGCTATAACCGTTGGGTTTGGAGGATCTTGTGGATTAGAGGCACCTATTGCGATGAGTGGATCTGCCATCGGATCTAATACGGGACGGTTTTTTGGCTTGCAATATAAAGAGGTGACGATGCTATTGGCTTGTGGGGCTGCAGCTGGTATCGCAGGCGCTTTTGACAGCCCTTTAGCAGGGATGGTGTTCGCCATCGAAATTTTATTACCGGAATTCTCTATTCCGGTGCTTATTCCGTTACTGATTTCGGCTGCAATGGCATCGGTAGTTGCACAATCATTATATAGTGAACCCCTATTTCACACTTTTAGTACGGAGTGGGAGGTATCAGCACTATTTTTCTACTTATTGTTAGCTTTATTGGTTGGTGGATATTCTGTTTATTTTGCGAAGATCAGCAGTATTGTCAAGAATTGGTTTACTAATATTAAAAATCCTTACAATAAGGTGTGGGTTAGTGGCATATCATTGGGGTTGATGATCTTTATCTTCCCTGCTCTTTACGGAGAAGGATATATTGCGATTCAGCAAATATTGAATGGTCAATTTAATGCCATTGTTAAGAATAGTCTATTTGCAGATTATCAGGATATCGGGCTTGTAATATTAGCTTATTCGGTCTTAACTCTTTTTGCCAAATCATTTGCCGCTCTGTTTACCCTTAATGGTGGTGGAAACGGCGGTGTTTTTGGTCCTAGTCTGGTGATGGGCGGGCTATTGGGCTTTGCTTTTGCTTATGGAGTCAATCTGACAGGAATAACAGAATTGAATGTTCCTAACTTTGTAGTGGTCGGCATGGCCGGCGCCTTGAGTGGAATCATGCATGCACCATTGACAGGTGTTTTTCTAATCGCAGAAATCACTGGAGGGTACGGATTGATGGTACCGCTAATGCTTGTCACTTCCATTTCATATTTAATTAATAGATCGATACTGAAATACTCTATTTATACGAAAGTTTTAGCTGATTCAGGAGACTTGCTGTCTTACGAGGACAAGGATCGATCTGTATTAAGTATGATGAAGGTAAGGTATGTTTTAGAAACTAATTTTGTCATACTAAGACCTGAAGAAACCCCTAAAATGAGACAATCTGATATTATTCACAGTAAGCGTAATATTTTTCCTATTGTTACTGAAAAGGGCAAATTGCTAGGTATCTTATATAGCGAACGCTTATTTTCTATTTTGTTGGGTGAGGAGGAAGGTATCGACCAACCTTTTAGTAAGTTAGCGGAAACACCTACTGATCTTGTTAAAATACATGAAGAAGATATGGAGTCGGTCATGCTCAAGATGAAAAAAGATGATGTATGGATATTACCAGTGATTGATAAGGATGGGAATTATCTCGGTTTTGTATCGAAATCAAGTGTCTTTAATAAGTATAGGGCATTGCTGATGCGACAAGGACATTATTTGGAGTAACATAAAATATGGCTTTGAGATTAACCTCTCAAAGCCATAATTTTTGATACATATTTGCCTATGATATCAAATTCCAGATTTACTTTTGTACCTACTTCTACATTTTTTAAGTTTGTGTGTTCAATAGTGTAGGGGATAATTGCGACAGAAAATTGATCAATTTTAGAGTTAACTACAGTCAGGCTAATCCCGTTTACTGTAATAGATCCTTTTTCAACTGTGATATTCTGAAGCTTTGGATCATATTGAAATGTAAATACGAAACTTCCATCTTGATCTTGTTTGTTAATACATGTTGCTACCTGATCAACGTGACCTTGTACAATATGTCCGTCAAAACGCCCATTGGCCTGCGTACAACGTTCTATATTCATGACATCGCCAATCTTTAAATCTTGAAGATTTGTTTTTTGCAGTGTTTCATCAATTGCAGTTACTTGATGCAAATTTTCTTCAATTCCAACAACGGTTAAACAAACTCCGTTATGGGCTACACTTTGATCTATCTTTAATTCATTGGAAATCTGGCTCTCGATATACAAATGAATATTTGTATCTTCTTTGACAATATCTTTGACCTTTCCTAAGGTTTCTATAATTCCTGTAAACATGTGTTTTTCTGATTTTATACAAAGATAAAGATAATCTGAGGATATAAAAACACTTAGAATCATTCTAAATTGTAGTAAAATCACTACAATTTAATATTATTAAAAAAAATAAGAATAAATAATTTGTTATAGTGTAATATATACACTATCTTTGTTGCATCATAATTTAGGTTTATAATTGGTTTTAAAGGTTTTCATTCTCCCCGTTTGAAAACCTTTATTTATTTATAGCGATATTATTTATCTTTTAAGTTTTAATATTGTCATTTTTCTAATTATATAGGTTTTAATTCGATTTCACTGTTTTTTATTCAAAAAAAGTTATTGTGTTGGATTTACACCATATCAAATGGGGCATACTGATATCTTATTACTGGTTAAAAGAGTTGCAGTAATGGTATTTTTAGCATTATTTTTTATTGAAAAATAATAAATAACGTATCGTTTTACACTATATTTCCTTATTATTTTTTCAGTGTTCAAATAATTATTTTGTAAGAATAATAAATATATTTTACCTTTGACGTAGGTTTAGGTTGATTACCTCTTTCAAGAGGTACTTTAAAGCCTGGGAAATCGCTCGATTCTCTCAGGCTTTTCTATTTTATAGCCATATTATCAATCATTTTTTTAAATTTGAAGATTAATCATTTATTCCATACTATGCGTATATTATATCTATTTCTATCTCTCTTTTTTTTCCAATCACTTTATGCTCAGAAAGGCATTTTAGTTGAATATCAGCGTTCCAGTAACAATAAAGTTATGGAATCGCAGGATCCGACTTTAGTTTATGCAAATGCCGAGCAAACAGTGATTACAAGCCGTAAGATTATGAGCGGTGAAGCGAAGATGCCTTATGAGATTTTTGTTATTAAAAGACCTTCAAATGCTTATTATAAGATGACACGGGTCAATGCAATGAAACAAATAGGTACAATTGATTCCAATGCGATCAATAAACAAAATTTGGAAATTACTAAGGAAACTAAAAAAATATTAGGCTATACTTGCTATAGGGCAAAAACTAGTGTAAACTCGAATAGCATTGATATCTGGTATACGACCGAGCTGAAGGTAAAAGGTGGTCCTTCAGATTTAGGGCAGAACCTTGGCTTTGTACTTGAAGTAGTCCGTAATGGTAATTCTGCAGTAACAGCAAGTAAAATTGAAAAACTAAAGGAATGGCCAACGTCATTAAACTTGCCTCAGTCATTGGTTTATGTTGATGATTTGACCTATAAAGATGAGCTGTGGAAAAGCAGGTTTACACAAGTTCCTGTCTTTAAAAATGAAAAGATCAGCTTCTCCGATGATAGTAAATCGGATAGTATTTTAAGATTTGCAAATGGTACTGTCATTGTTAAAAAAGTAAAAATTCCAAAGATTAATCCAGGACAAACTGTATTTGTGCAATTGACTGAAAAATCTAAAGGTGACGCTTACGATCGTACAGGTTCTGTTTTTATTATTCCTCAAGATCAGCAACTGTCTTTTTTAGATGGTATGCAAAAAGGGATGAATACGCTACCGTTTTATGATAATGGCAATGGTAAAAAATACCAAGGTGTGATCCGTACGGCTATTTATTCTCCTATCTTAGAGCTTATGCGCTTCTTTACACCTTTTGGTGTGAGTCAATTTAATTATTTAAAATTGAAGGGCAAGACCTGGCAAGATTCTGTATTATATAGACAGGATATCAGCGAGCTTGCGGGGGCTATCAGTGATCAGGAAGTTTATGTAGGTGCTTTTATTGGAAATTATGATAAAAATGGCCATGAGATAAGTCTTGAATTGACGGTACATCCGGGGTTTGATAGAAGCCAATCATTAAAAAAATTACTGCCAATTTTTAATACTACTAATGTAATGGAAATGGGTGGGCAGGAGTACGGAACGATGTTCAATAAGGATCAAGGTTTGGTAGTAACTTTTGAGTTGAAGGAGGATGCGGAAAATGTTCAACTGCGCTATGTTACTACTGGACATGGTGGATGGGGGAATGGTGATGAATTTGTCCCTAAAACAAATCGTATATTTCTTAACGAAGTGCCGTTATTTAGCTTTACACCATGGCGTAATGATTGTGGATCATATCGATTAAGTAATCCTGCTTCCGGAAATTTTGCTAATGGTCTATCTTCTTCGGATTTGAGTCGTTCTAATTGGTGTCCAGGAACGGTAACTTATCCTATTTTTATCGATATAGGAAAACTTAAAGCTGGAAAGCATACTGTCCGTGTTCATATTCCGCAAGGCGAAAGCGAGGGAACAAGCTTCAGCAGCTGGAATGTATCGGGTGTATTGTTATATGACTAAAACGAAAAGGGCTGAAAATATTTATTTTCAGCCCTTTCTAATTATTTTAATATTAATTATACATTGAATCTGAAGTGCATAATATCACCATCTTCAACAATATATGTTTTTCCTTCTACCGATAATTTACCAGCTTCTTTACAAGCTGCCTCAGATCCTAATTCGATAAAATCATTATATTTAATGACCTCTGCACGGATAAATCCTTTTTCAAAGTCTGTGTGGATAACACCTGCTGCTTGTGGGGCTGTAAATCCTTTTTCAATTGTCCAAGCACGAACTTCCTGCACACCAGCAGTAAAGTATGTTGCTAAGTCCAGTAGTGAATAAGCTGCCACGATCAATTTAGAAACACCAGATTCTGCTAAACCTAGATCATCTAAGAACATCTGACGCTCTTCAAAACTTTCTAATTGTGCAATTTCCGATTCAATCTGAGCAGAAATAATTAATACCTGTGCATTTTCATCCTTAACTTCTTCTTTTACACGGTCAACATAAGCATTACCGGTATTGACAGAAGCTTCGTCCACATTACACACATATAATACAGGTTTTACAGTTAGTAATGCTAAATCTTGAATGAAATCGAAATCGTCTTTTTCAAGAGGTGCTGTACGAGCTGATTTACCAGCTTCTAAATGGTCTTTTACAATAGATAAGATTTCGTAAGTGCGTTTTGCATCTTTATCTCCACCTGTTTTGGCCATTTTTTCTACTTTTTGAATACGTTTCACAACAGTATCCAAATCTTTCAACTGTAACTCAGTATCAATGATTTCTTTGTCACGAATAGGATCTACAGATCCATCAACATGGATCACATTGCCGTCATCGAAACAACGTAAAACGTGAATAATTGCATTTGTTGTACGAATATTCCCTAAGAATTGATTACCAAGACCTTCACCTTTAGAAGCGCCTTTTACTAAACCAGCGATATCAACAATCTCAATTGTATTTGGAACAATTTTTTGAGGATTAACCAATTCAGCTAATTTATTAAGACGGGTATCAGGAACAGTGATAACCCCAACATTTGGTTCAATAGTACAAAAAGGAAAGTTTGCCGCTTGTGCTTTAGCGTTAGACAAACAGTTAAATAGTGTTGATTTACCTACGTTAGGTAATCCAACGATACCGCATTGTAAAGCCATAAAATATGCTAGTTTTTTGAATTTACGCAAAGATAAAAAATAAGTCGAAACTTTCTATGTATCTTTAATTATGTTGCAATGGTATAAGATCGATAAGGCGAGTATTTATGTTGAAGACCGAATTTATGAGGTAGAAGCGGGGCGTACCCGGTTGTGTATTTTGCATAATGCAAATGGCTGGAAAGCATTTTCTAGGAAATGTCCACATGCGGGAGCTTCATTTGTAACGGGTTGGTGCGAAGGTGAAGAGATTGTTTGTTCTTATCACCGGCATAGATTTAATTTGACAAGTGGCACAGGTTGTCCCGGACAAGGGGATTTTATTAAGATATACCCTACTAAAGTTGAAAATGAAGAATTGTATGTTGCCATTGAATCTTCAGGTTCTTTCTTTAGCAGGCTATTTAAATAAGAGTTTTTTTGATTAATGATTGGATACGATTATTTGTTGTGCGGATATTCCTGTATCCAGTTAAAACCACGATTCATTAACTCAAATGTTTTCGGATCTCTTTTTTTAAGTCTGATTTCTTCCAATCGCTCTTTTATTTTTACTTTTAATAGCACATCACCATTCTCCTCCAGTTTATAATCAAAGGTGTAATTGTTTAAGGTCATCTTATTTTCTGATGTATTAAAGCCGACTCCGATTCGTTGTACATTGTAAAAATTATCACGAGCTCGTGCATTTCCTTCATATTCAAAGATTAGAAATGACCAATCATTGGGTATGCTAACTCTTTTTTCTGAAGTTGTGTCAATTTGATAGATACCATACAATGGCGATTTTTTGAAATATTGTGCTATTATTTTTTTTTGATTAAAAACACCAAATAGCTGGGTTGAGATAAACAGCATAATCACTAAGACTTTGCATATCGATGCAACCCACTTTTTCCATACTCTATTGAACACTGGCCTATTAATTTGCTTAAGTTGACTAGACTCGCCTTTGAAAAAAAGGTCTGTTAAAGATTTGAGATATGGAAGTAATAAAAATACCGATAATAAGACTAGTGCAGTTGACATCAACTTTACAGGTACATCGTAAAAATAGTTTATGGCCATTATATTTAAACTTGTAGCCACTGTGATTAAAGCGCCTAAAACCATTGTTTTCCTAAACAGGAGTAGGCCTGCCATTATCTCCACAATACCAATAAAAATATTGTATCCTTTCGAAAAACCAAAGAAATTCCATGCCAATCCCATTGGAGAAAATTCACCTAGAGGTTGCATAAGCTTGGTCAATCCTGGAGGCGGCATTTGCGCATGCATCAATTTGCTTACACCATAGTTGATGAGCATGAATGCAATGTAATAGCGAATAAAGACCGTCAACCAATAATAGCACTTATTGTAATTATTTCTTTTTGTATCTATCAAGGTCCAAATGATGGTTCCCAGAACTCCAATGATAACTAATATCAGAAGTGTTACCCAGTCAAAAGAAGTATCTCCGCTACCGTTGGAGAAAATGGAATAGTCGTATTGATATTTTAATATATTTTTCGAAAACCATGGTGTACAGATATGCATTAGCATAATCAATGGTCTATTGATGAAGCTGAAGAGAGGGAATGAACCGTTATTACATATCACTATAAATAATAAAATAAAAACGAAAGAAAAACGGAATCCTTTTTTTTTCCAAAACTCCAGTATATGGTCGTGTTATTAGTGGAATTAATCATAAAAAGGTTTAAATAATTAGCTATTGATTACTAAGATAGTGTTTTCATTTAATTTTCCATTTACTTGCGAGAAATATTGTTGGGATGTTTATAGATTGATGCTAGGAACTGAGTTCGGTATGCTTTTTATGAATCTTAATTCTTAACAAAGGAAGTTATCTTAATAATCTGTTGCAAATTCAATTATAGTATGATTTATTTTATTTAACTTGGTCGATTGACTTATATATAACACCAATATTATATAGAACCTACAAAAATAATTGGATAATTATGAAATATTATTGTTTCCTGGCTTCTTTGTTCATCCATAGTCTATGTCAGGCTCAGGATCAAAGAAAAGAGGTCGTTTCTTTAGACAGCGCTTATAAAAGAGCGTATCATATTACAAAACTTACAGGAGAACAGCCTCGAATTGATGGGAAACTGGATGAAACTATATGGAAGGATAAGGGAGAATGGTCGGAAAAGTTTTCTCAGGTAATTCCTTTTGAACGCGTTTATACACCCTCATGGACTCGGATGAAAATATTTTATGATGATGAAAATGTTTATGTAGGAGTTTATTGTAAGGATGTACACCCGGAAACCATGAATGCATTTATTGGTAATCGCGATGATAACAGTAATGGAGATTTGATCAGTATTGCATTTGACACCTATCATGATTATCGTGTGGCATCTGAATTTAATGTTAATCTCGGGGGAAATAAGACAGATTTGACGGTGACGGATAAATTATCTGTCAATCTGAGTTGGAATACTGTGTGGGAAGGACGGACGAATATCGACCTTGCAGATTCAAGCTGGACGGCAGAACTGAGGATTCCTTTTAGTCAATTACGTTATAATCAGAAAAATGAAGATGGTATTTGGGGTTTACACGTAAGGCGTATCATTCGGAGAAATAATGAGGTCCAGAATTGGAGTTTAATTCCAATAAAAAATAATGGACATGTTTTTTCTTTTGGAGAGATGCACGGTATGACAGACTTGCCAAAGCCAAGAGGAATTGAATTTTTGCCATACACGATGAGCAAATTTGTCCGAAATCCGAAAGTACCTAACAGCCCTTTTCAGAAAGGGAGCAGGTGGCAAGCCACTGCGGGTTTAGATGCGAAATTTGCACTGAATGATTTTACACTGGATATGACTATAAATCCAGATTATGGTCAGGTTGAACTGGATCCGTCGGTCATGAATCTATCTGCTTTCGAGATTTTTTATGATGAAAAGAGACCTTTTTTTCTTGAAGGTAAACATATTTTGGAGTTTGATAATAATGAAGAGGGGATGATGTTTTACTCCCGTAGAATAGGAGCAATGCCTACTTATCAACCCAAAAATATAGATAATCTGACAAGTTTTGCGAGCACACCAAATCCTATTCCCATTTTAGGTGCTATGAAGTTAACGGGCACGAACAGAAATGGTGTTACAGTTGGGTTTCTGGAAAGCATTACTGCGGAGACTAATTCTAAAGTGATGCGAAATGGTGAACCCGATAAAGAGATTACAGAGCCTTTAACCAATTATACGGTGGCTCGTGTACAAAAAAATTGGGAAGGTAATACGCTATTAGGTGGTATGGTAACTTCGGTAAATCGTAAGTTAGGAAGAAAACATCTGGAAGATGCAATGGTTGAAAATGCTTTCACAAGTGGAGTTGATTTTACGCAGTACTTTGCTAAGCGTCTTTACTATATCGATGCAAAAGGTATGTTCAGTACTTTACATGGCTCAGCGGATGCGATCCTTAATACGAAAATGAATGCGACCCACTATTATCAACGTGAATCAGGCTCGGGGTATCTGAATTTAGATCCGGATAAGAAGACCTTACAAGGTACAGGTGGTTATGTAAAAGTGGGTAAGAGAGGAAATGCGCAATGGAATTTTGCAGAAACTTTTAGTTGGTCATCACCGGGATTCGATCTTAACAATGTGGGGTATCTTCGTCAATCTGATTTTAAATTTAATGAATCTGAGATCACCTATCGAAAAACAGATCCATGGGGCCCATTTCGTTTTGCAGGAATT
This region includes:
- a CDS encoding hydrogen peroxide-inducible genes activator — protein: MTLIQLEYIVAVDTYRNFVAAAEKCFVTQPTLSMQIQKLEESIGVKIFDRSRQPVIPTEIGEKIIAQARIILIESKKVLEIVQNENGELDGELRIGVIPTIAPYLLPTVLTRFMDKYPKMQLQIWEYTTERIVHELKVGLLDCGILSTPLHEAGIIEKPLFYENFVAYISENSPLFGKKMLSSDDIGEDKLWLLNEGHCMRGQVLNICHHKHNYDSSGRFEYNTGSVETLKKMVDINSGITILPELSIVDYNEDQLNRIRYFKAPEPVREISLVTTQNFVKKQAIEALSREIMEAIPEKFKSKKKKEVLSFQ
- a CDS encoding GLPGLI family protein; this encodes MRILYLFLSLFFFQSLYAQKGILVEYQRSSNNKVMESQDPTLVYANAEQTVITSRKIMSGEAKMPYEIFVIKRPSNAYYKMTRVNAMKQIGTIDSNAINKQNLEITKETKKILGYTCYRAKTSVNSNSIDIWYTTELKVKGGPSDLGQNLGFVLEVVRNGNSAVTASKIEKLKEWPTSLNLPQSLVYVDDLTYKDELWKSRFTQVPVFKNEKISFSDDSKSDSILRFANGTVIVKKVKIPKINPGQTVFVQLTEKSKGDAYDRTGSVFIIPQDQQLSFLDGMQKGMNTLPFYDNGNGKKYQGVIRTAIYSPILELMRFFTPFGVSQFNYLKLKGKTWQDSVLYRQDISELAGAISDQEVYVGAFIGNYDKNGHEISLELTVHPGFDRSQSLKKLLPIFNTTNVMEMGGQEYGTMFNKDQGLVVTFELKEDAENVQLRYVTTGHGGWGNGDEFVPKTNRIFLNEVPLFSFTPWRNDCGSYRLSNPASGNFANGLSSSDLSRSNWCPGTVTYPIFIDIGKLKAGKHTVRVHIPQGESEGTSFSSWNVSGVLLYD
- a CDS encoding riboflavin synthase produces the protein MFTGIIETLGKVKDIVKEDTNIHLYIESQISNELKIDQSVAHNGVCLTVVGIEENLHQVTAIDETLQKTNLQDLKIGDVMNIERCTQANGRFDGHIVQGHVDQVATCINKQDQDGSFVFTFQYDPKLQNITVEKGSITVNGISLTVVNSKIDQFSVAIIPYTIEHTNLKNVEVGTKVNLEFDIIGKYVSKIMALRG
- a CDS encoding S46 family peptidase — its product is MKLLNTKSWSLLLLLATAAPTIHAKSPDEGMFPLSELNKAGLKNAGLKINEKHIYNPGKVGLVDALVQVSGCTGSFVSGSGLIITNHHCAFSAVQLASTPINNYLKNGFVAQSHEQEIEARGLTIRITDSYEDVSEKILAAVAHITDPSERITIIKKKQQELVEQAQKQDPTIKAEVSEMFIGKTYVLFRYKTIEDVRLVYIPRQNIGEFGGETDNWIWPRHTGDYSFLRAYVGKDGASAKYSKENVPYQPKKFLKVNPKGVNENDFVFILGYPGKTFRHRPAQYIQYQQNFLLPYVSNLYEFQNERMYEAGKTDNDAALYLATRIKRNANVLKNYKGKLKGLRNIDLINTKIKEDQALSTFINSKSDLKNKYGTLMDDIDGLYKLINQDVYKEMWMNNIYTSTSLMRVAKEINTFKAAMLQQSTSQDQNAFFEANINKLKTNLKGIYESYSMYADLRIFAKMLADAHAFQGNNQIETIQKLKFQDNNLASAYAGELITESKLNNSAAVFNDILSNRTTLLAYSDNLMKFQSSLEQDIQQFAVEQKRRDGVLNKLMGDYVAVKELYQSKNFIPDANSTLRLTFGNIKGYSPVDATYMKPFTTLAGIIQKGNLGEADFEYPAEIKTAWENKNFGPYVKKELNDVPVNMLYNMDTTGGNSGSPIMNAYGELIGVNFDRSYDATINDFAWNDSYSRSIGVDIRYVLWVADKIDNAQFILKEMGI
- a CDS encoding chloride channel protein, yielding MNSKTLRGRLNRKLDALNHWRMHKISNRNFIIILAFVVGIIGGVAASVLKALTHFIASTLQDDVDWHYKYSFYLFFPLLGILLSVLYVRKVLKAKHLEHGITPIIYAISRKSSQIPVHNVYSQIVTSAITVGFGGSCGLEAPIAMSGSAIGSNTGRFFGLQYKEVTMLLACGAAAGIAGAFDSPLAGMVFAIEILLPEFSIPVLIPLLISAAMASVVAQSLYSEPLFHTFSTEWEVSALFFYLLLALLVGGYSVYFAKISSIVKNWFTNIKNPYNKVWVSGISLGLMIFIFPALYGEGYIAIQQILNGQFNAIVKNSLFADYQDIGLVILAYSVLTLFAKSFAALFTLNGGGNGGVFGPSLVMGGLLGFAFAYGVNLTGITELNVPNFVVVGMAGALSGIMHAPLTGVFLIAEITGGYGLMVPLMLVTSISYLINRSILKYSIYTKVLADSGDLLSYEDKDRSVLSMMKVRYVLETNFVILRPEETPKMRQSDIIHSKRNIFPIVTEKGKLLGILYSERLFSILLGEEEGIDQPFSKLAETPTDLVKIHEEDMESVMLKMKKDDVWILPVIDKDGNYLGFVSKSSVFNKYRALLMRQGHYLE